One Sphingopyxis macrogoltabida DNA window includes the following coding sequences:
- the virB10 gene encoding type IV secretion system protein VirB10: MAANDHDNAPHGDNIISQGETVENRPLASEPVPDPEDIERQSERQAKIAALPNRSIDPKKAVVLAAVACGAIVLGFSTIDAMRSDPTEKAEKAEKPDERQLANYDPKSIIAPTLADAPNDPNAPVPMTEVPALDGSQAPRTGGANGRPQKSEGQVIAEAQRRAGIMAYGGENGGGVGGAVAAATGLPMGGGTGAQGAQLIGASADGDGQGGSRRTNLENMRQTSQIDRVSGRDIGNRDMLILAGSFIPCVLQTAMDSSQPGYVSCIIPRDIYSDNGRVVLLEKGTRVLGEYQTGVQRGKYRLFAVWNRAVTPRGVAIDVGSPASDALGRSGMAGGVKNFFWERFGAALLFSSLNDAASIAASEVSDADNVTRVPSQASDTILRDTMQIQPVLRINQGAEVGIMVARDFDFSNIYGLRLRRGQ; encoded by the coding sequence ATGGCTGCGAACGATCATGACAACGCGCCGCATGGCGACAACATCATCTCGCAGGGCGAGACGGTCGAAAACCGGCCCCTCGCGTCTGAGCCGGTGCCCGATCCCGAAGATATTGAGCGGCAAAGCGAGCGCCAGGCGAAGATTGCCGCTCTGCCGAACAGGTCGATCGACCCCAAAAAGGCGGTCGTTCTCGCGGCGGTTGCCTGCGGCGCGATCGTTCTCGGTTTCAGCACAATCGACGCGATGCGGAGCGATCCAACCGAAAAGGCCGAGAAAGCGGAAAAGCCGGATGAAAGGCAGCTCGCCAACTACGATCCCAAGTCGATCATAGCGCCCACGCTTGCCGATGCGCCAAATGATCCGAACGCGCCGGTGCCCATGACGGAAGTGCCGGCGCTTGATGGAAGCCAAGCGCCCCGCACGGGCGGCGCGAATGGCCGCCCCCAAAAGTCTGAGGGGCAAGTCATCGCTGAGGCCCAACGCCGCGCCGGGATCATGGCTTATGGTGGCGAAAACGGCGGCGGGGTCGGTGGAGCGGTGGCAGCTGCCACCGGCCTGCCCATGGGCGGCGGCACAGGAGCACAGGGCGCGCAGTTGATTGGTGCGTCGGCCGATGGTGATGGGCAAGGTGGATCGCGCCGGACAAATCTCGAAAACATGCGCCAAACCTCGCAAATTGATCGGGTGTCAGGCCGCGACATTGGCAACCGCGATATGCTGATCCTCGCAGGGTCGTTCATTCCGTGCGTGCTGCAAACGGCGATGGATTCCAGTCAGCCCGGATATGTCAGCTGCATCATTCCCCGCGACATTTATTCGGACAACGGCCGCGTCGTCCTGCTGGAAAAGGGAACGCGCGTCTTGGGCGAATATCAAACCGGCGTCCAGCGCGGCAAATATCGTCTCTTTGCGGTATGGAACCGCGCGGTTACGCCTCGCGGCGTGGCGATCGACGTAGGTTCGCCCGCCAGCGACGCGCTTGGCCGTTCAGGTATGGCAGGCGGCGTGAAGAACTTCTTTTGGGAACGCTTCGGGGCCGCGCTGTTGTTCAGCTCGCTCAACGATGCCGCCTCGATCGCCGCCTCGGAAGTCTCCGACGCCGATAATGTCACGCGGGTTCCCAGCCAAGCGTCGGACACGATCTTGCGGGACACGATGCAGATTCAGCCGGTGCTTCGCATCAATCAGGGCGCGGAAGTGGGGATTATGGTCGCTCGCGACTTCGATTTCTCCAACATCTACGGCCTGCGGCTGAGGCGCGGCCAGTGA
- a CDS encoding TrbG/VirB9 family P-type conjugative transfer protein → MTVLKWSAPFALAIALAASPAMAEETPHATVLDHRVREANYNDRQVYEIPGVFRIATEIVFAKDEVVEHVALGDTVSWEVAPAANSLFIKPRERAGRTNLTVITRSRYGPRSYRFALSPTQRGSGFYTVVFRYPEQEAAEAQAQAAMAQLAQLKALERGAVKSALDIGVLEGTRNADYIMQGSTAIQPSEVSDNGQFTVMRFPNQRELPAFFVVNPDGSEAIASFDVRDEYVVLHGVYRTIRLRRGLEVLCIHNQKTDYYGRDPKTDTASGLVERTTGVQ, encoded by the coding sequence ATGACCGTGTTGAAGTGGAGCGCCCCGTTTGCGCTCGCGATCGCGCTAGCTGCGTCGCCGGCGATGGCCGAAGAAACGCCTCATGCGACGGTGCTCGATCACCGGGTTCGTGAAGCGAACTACAATGATCGGCAAGTCTATGAGATTCCGGGTGTATTCCGCATCGCCACGGAAATCGTCTTCGCCAAGGATGAAGTAGTCGAGCATGTGGCGTTGGGCGATACCGTGTCTTGGGAAGTCGCACCGGCTGCCAATTCGCTTTTCATCAAACCGCGCGAGCGCGCGGGTCGCACGAACCTGACAGTCATAACCCGTTCACGCTACGGCCCGCGCAGCTACCGCTTCGCTCTGTCGCCAACGCAGCGCGGCAGCGGCTTCTATACGGTCGTTTTCCGCTATCCTGAACAGGAAGCGGCCGAGGCGCAGGCGCAAGCCGCAATGGCCCAGCTGGCCCAGCTGAAAGCCTTGGAACGCGGCGCGGTGAAGTCCGCGCTCGATATTGGCGTGCTGGAAGGCACACGCAACGCCGATTACATCATGCAAGGATCGACGGCCATCCAGCCCTCCGAAGTGTCTGACAATGGACAGTTCACCGTGATGCGCTTCCCCAACCAGCGTGAATTGCCGGCGTTCTTCGTCGTCAATCCTGATGGATCGGAAGCCATCGCCTCCTTCGATGTGCGCGATGAATATGTGGTGCTGCACGGGGTTTACAGGACAATCCGGCTGCGCCGGGGCCTCGAAGTGCTCTGCATCCACAATCAGAAAACCGACTATTACGGGCGCGATCCCAAAACTGACACGGCCTCTGGCCTAGTCGAGCGAACCACGGGGGTTCAATAA
- a CDS encoding virB8 family protein, protein MAVGIPKDELKAYFEEAASWERDKLAAAERSKKLAWVVAGVAGALATAGVVAVAALTPLKTVEPYVITVDRNTGEASIAAKLHGDATITYDEAVRKYFLATYVRYREGWIAAAREEYFDAVMVMSARPEQDRWSRFYKTDNPQSPQNILANRTDVFVEIKRVSFLGGNVAQVYFTKESVTGSNSTKTDAVATIKYKVDGTPSKEVDRFKNPLGYQVESYRADVEVPQ, encoded by the coding sequence ATGGCAGTTGGTATTCCAAAGGACGAGCTGAAAGCCTATTTTGAAGAGGCTGCAAGCTGGGAACGTGACAAGCTTGCGGCGGCCGAGCGCTCCAAAAAGCTGGCGTGGGTCGTCGCTGGCGTTGCTGGCGCCCTGGCGACTGCTGGCGTTGTGGCCGTTGCAGCCCTGACGCCTCTAAAAACGGTCGAGCCATATGTTATCACGGTGGACCGTAACACGGGCGAGGCGTCGATCGCCGCCAAGCTCCACGGTGACGCGACGATCACCTATGACGAGGCGGTCCGTAAGTATTTCCTCGCTACCTATGTCCGCTATCGCGAAGGCTGGATAGCGGCCGCTCGCGAAGAATATTTCGATGCGGTCATGGTCATGTCGGCGCGGCCCGAACAGGATCGGTGGTCACGCTTCTACAAGACCGACAATCCCCAAAGTCCGCAAAACATCCTTGCGAACCGCACTGATGTTTTTGTCGAAATCAAGCGGGTGTCGTTCCTGGGCGGCAACGTCGCGCAGGTCTATTTCACTAAGGAATCTGTGACCGGCTCGAACTCGACCAAAACCGATGCCGTCGCGACCATCAAATACAAGGTCGATGGCACGCCGAGCAAGGAAGTGGACCGCTTCAAGAATCCGCTTGGCTATCAGGTCGAGAGCTATCGCGCTGACGTGGAGGTGCCCCAATGA
- a CDS encoding type IV secretion system protein, which produces MEYDLFTNAYQGFTNELNSVVVSNYAGFVGWIAGPLRTGMIIYIILLGYAIMRGAVQYPFREYVYRSLMLAALYYAVTNLYGASLAQMIVTGLPHEFASIVGGSPDGVGGSFDGMWARVDDALLAMQDATEKYAEEHASLTDIPGAAAAIMLCIGATIIILLTAIAALFALAVGFVIVLYALFALACLAVVGPIFVAALLFDSTRSYFFSWLGSVLNFLMLSLFAMLLVLVVANVAESATATFDGDFDNIWSTCIRIIAFYILACFFFIQIPGIAASLGGGAAAMVTQFGNAVTKGGGAVATGAGHAASDARAMGASMGRGFSSAVRRWRNRNTITRA; this is translated from the coding sequence GTGGAATACGATCTATTTACGAATGCCTATCAGGGCTTCACCAACGAACTCAATTCGGTAGTTGTGTCCAACTATGCTGGGTTTGTTGGGTGGATCGCTGGACCGCTCCGCACTGGCATGATCATTTACATAATCCTGCTAGGCTACGCGATTATGCGCGGGGCCGTGCAATACCCCTTCCGCGAATATGTCTATCGCTCGCTTATGCTGGCCGCGCTCTATTATGCTGTGACAAACCTCTATGGAGCATCGCTCGCACAGATGATCGTGACCGGCCTGCCGCATGAGTTTGCCTCGATCGTAGGCGGCTCACCGGACGGCGTTGGTGGGTCTTTCGATGGGATGTGGGCGCGGGTCGATGATGCACTGCTCGCGATGCAGGATGCGACCGAGAAATACGCAGAGGAACACGCCTCACTGACTGATATTCCCGGCGCTGCGGCCGCAATTATGCTGTGTATCGGTGCCACTATCATCATTCTTTTGACAGCGATCGCGGCTCTGTTCGCACTGGCTGTCGGCTTTGTGATCGTGCTCTATGCGCTGTTTGCGCTCGCCTGTCTGGCGGTGGTCGGGCCGATCTTCGTAGCAGCGCTGCTGTTTGATTCCACCAGAAGCTACTTCTTCTCATGGCTCGGCAGCGTCCTCAACTTTCTGATGTTGTCGCTATTTGCGATGCTTCTTGTGCTCGTTGTGGCCAATGTCGCTGAATCGGCAACAGCAACATTCGATGGCGATTTTGACAACATCTGGAGCACCTGTATCCGGATCATCGCGTTCTACATTCTCGCCTGCTTTTTCTTCATCCAAATCCCCGGAATAGCTGCCTCACTTGGCGGCGGCGCGGCTGCAATGGTGACGCAGTTCGGCAACGCGGTGACGAAGGGTGGCGGGGCAGTTGCAACGGGCGCAGGGCACGCGGCCAGCGATGCCCGCGCCATGGGGGCCAGCATGGGGCGGGGCTTCTCGTCGGCGGTTCGCCGTTGGCGCAACCGAAACACAATCACCAGAGCTTGA
- a CDS encoding type IV secretion system protein, which translates to MKQLILAAVSIGSLAAATPASAQGIPVFDSTSVLKHIEQIQKTMQMIEQGRQQIAEAQQLYQGLNQLTDVSSIANQLKTDSLRTLGVDVNSLERMARGDFGGGGSYGGRSDAIYQDMLERLGVSANGDQTDVRYQTARSIAMDKAMAEGMGEAATSRSEGLEELRNRLATASTAKEVADLQARIQLESASMMNDQLRVEALERARRAEAAAHTAEAFADRSRKRDEQRARARAAAGI; encoded by the coding sequence ATGAAGCAGCTTATCTTGGCGGCTGTGTCGATCGGGAGCCTTGCGGCCGCGACGCCAGCCAGTGCGCAGGGTATCCCTGTGTTCGATAGCACGTCGGTGCTCAAGCATATCGAACAAATCCAGAAGACCATGCAGATGATCGAGCAAGGTCGCCAGCAGATTGCGGAAGCGCAGCAGCTCTACCAAGGGTTGAACCAGCTGACCGATGTTTCCTCGATCGCCAACCAGCTTAAGACAGATTCACTTCGCACCCTGGGCGTTGATGTGAACTCGCTCGAACGCATGGCGCGCGGCGATTTTGGCGGCGGCGGCAGCTACGGCGGGCGATCTGATGCGATCTATCAGGACATGCTCGAACGTCTCGGCGTATCCGCGAATGGCGATCAGACTGACGTTCGCTATCAGACAGCTCGCTCGATCGCGATGGACAAGGCCATGGCCGAAGGCATGGGCGAAGCGGCCACATCGCGCAGTGAGGGTCTGGAAGAGCTGCGCAATCGACTTGCGACCGCATCAACAGCCAAGGAAGTTGCTGACCTTCAAGCGCGCATCCAGCTCGAAAGCGCGTCGATGATGAACGACCAGCTCCGCGTCGAAGCGTTGGAGCGAGCGCGCAGAGCGGAGGCCGCGGCGCACACGGCCGAAGCTTTTGCGGACAGGTCGCGCAAACGCGATGAGCAGCGTGCGCGAGCGCGGGCGGCAGCTGGAATTTGA